CCAAGCACGCCTTGGGTTAAACTGGTTGCCGTCTCTTTTGTGCTTGCGGTTGGTACCTGACCAATCAATAATACGCGCCCGCTGTAGGACACCGCATTGATGCGCGCTTCTGATCTGATTTGCGCGTCTTTATCCAAGGCGTTTTCGACTTTTAGCTCTAAGGTTTCATCATCTACTTGCGTGCCGACAGTGCGGGGATCCGTTGCCACTTTTGCACCGGCCGCGGCACCGCCGAGCACTGCCGCCACACAGCCTTGTAACATAACCGATGCGCCCAAAATAAAGGCAAATTTTTTAAATGGAGTGAAGGTCATTGTTTTCTCCTTTTATGTGAATGAATCAACGAGTTAGTCAAATAAATCGGAGAATAGTTTGGCGGGCAATCATTATCCTGTCAAGCGCGTGGAAACAAGGTCTGATCGATCAATTCGCAAATCGCATTGATTACGAATAAATGGTTTTCCAAAATCCGAGTTTCTTTGTTGGTCGGAATAGAAATTTCAAGATCTTCTTCCGCCAGTAAACCTTGAATCGCATCATTATTCGAACCGGTTAACGCAATCACGCCGATTTCTTTGCCGACCGCATTGGCGATAGTGTTTAACACGACTTTTTCCGAGCCGAGGGGAGCAAAGGCAAG
Above is a genomic segment from Aggregatibacter sp. HMT-949 containing:
- the dolP gene encoding division/outer membrane stress-associated lipid-binding lipoprotein: MTFTPFKKFAFILGASVMLQGCVAAVLGGAAAGAKVATDPRTVGTQVDDETLELKVENALDKDAQIRSEARINAVSYSGRVLLIGQVPTASTKETATSLTQGVLGVTEVYNELQIGPKVDLAQISQDGWITTQVKSKMLVDDRVKTTDVKVITEKGEVFLLGNVTQAQGNAAAEIASKISGVKRVVKVFKLLN